In Buchnera aphidicola (Eriosoma grossulariae), a genomic segment contains:
- the flhB gene encoding flagellar biosynthesis protein FlhB, whose product MHRDNNEEKTEQPTNYRLLKAQKKGIGNKYSRELNSILILLMALISFKLYIPNIFFELKKIMFTCFHFNDFNLNDYNYTILMLLNMLKKIFFIFTPIIILLILIIVITPLLFNSKKLNFLSLKFNLTILNPINGLKKIFSLQVIIEFFKTILKVFFIMSVCLFYLWTYMPNILSLLFIDSILDALYFGIHQLFVCSLLSIISMIPVVFFDVIFQYFNYYKNLRMSRQDIRDEFKQIEGDPLIKLRIRQVMKANIQKRMMIDLPQANVIIKNPIHYAVALQYNEKKMNAPKILAKGAGELALKICKIGEQHSIPILSSPALARTLYLYTEIGQYVPSKLYTMVAEVLAWVWKLEKWKKEGGDYPLKPNISFVPDDINYIRENTKDG is encoded by the coding sequence GTGCATCGTGATAATAATGAAGAAAAAACAGAACAACCTACTAATTATAGATTACTTAAGGCTCAAAAAAAAGGAATAGGTAATAAGTATTCTCGTGAATTAAATTCAATCTTAATTTTGTTGATGGCTTTAATTAGTTTTAAATTATATATTCCAAATATTTTTTTTGAATTAAAAAAAATTATGTTTACTTGTTTTCATTTTAATGATTTTAATTTAAATGATTATAATTATACTATATTAATGTTATTGAATATGTTAAAAAAAATTTTTTTTATTTTTACACCTATAATAATATTATTAATTTTGATTATTGTGATTACTCCATTATTATTTAATAGTAAAAAATTAAATTTTTTATCTTTAAAATTTAATTTAACTATCTTAAATCCTATTAATGGATTGAAAAAAATTTTTTCATTACAAGTTATTATAGAATTTTTTAAAACAATATTAAAAGTATTTTTTATAATGAGTGTTTGTTTATTTTATTTATGGACATATATGCCAAATATATTATCATTATTATTTATAGATAGTATATTAGATGCATTGTATTTTGGCATTCATCAACTATTTGTTTGTTCTTTATTATCTATAATAAGTATGATACCAGTAGTTTTTTTTGACGTTATTTTTCAATATTTTAATTATTATAAAAATTTACGTATGAGTCGTCAAGATATACGTGATGAATTTAAACAAATCGAAGGTGATCCATTAATCAAACTTCGAATTCGTCAAGTGATGAAAGCTAATATACAAAAACGTATGATGATAGATTTACCTCAAGCGAATGTAATAATCAAAAACCCGATACATTATGCAGTAGCATTACAATATAATGAGAAAAAAATGAATGCACCGAAAATTTTAGCTAAAGGAGCTGGTGAATTAGCATTAAAAATTTGCAAAATAGGAGAACAGCATAGTATTCCAATACTTTCTTCACCAGCATTAGCTCGTACTTTATATCTTTATACAGAAATCGGACAATATGTTCCTAGTAAATTATATACTATGGTTGCAGAAGTATTAGCATGGGTATGGAAATTAGAAAAATGGAAAAAAGAAGGAGGAGATTATCCTTTGAAACCAAACATTTCTTTTGTTCCAGATGACATTAATTATATTAGAGAGAATACAAAAGATGGCTAA